CTTTCTTTGTACTGTAGGTGACGTTTGAGGACGTGATCGCGGAGCCGGTGTCCGTGCGGAGTGGAGACCGAGTTTGGATCTGGAGTCACGCGCTGTTTGAGGTCGGCAGGGTTTGGATCTACAGGATCGTCACCGTGCTTCTGGCCATTCCCATGTCCATCATCACTGGACTCCTCTTTGCTATCGTCAGCTGTTTTCACATTTGGTGGGTGgagattatgattatgattatgattattattattattattattattattattattattattattttgccaACTCAATTGGTTGCAAGGTTCTGTGGCTCTACACCGAGCCTCTCCCTGGTGACATAGCTCCTCACCATATGTCATTGTTGGTCCCTTACATTTGGTGGCGTGTGATGTTTTGCCCTCCACCATGGCTGAAGAAAAGGAGAGATGAAATTGCAGTATATTTAATGTGGAGCTAAACACATTTATAGATGATTGTAAGTGAGAAGCATTAAATGGCAGCAGAAGCTCTGCTTGTTTTCTCTGCGACAGGATGGTTGGACCCGGCACCCGATACATCCTGATCTGCTTATGCTGGGTGCAGTTCCTGTGGGCCACATTCCTGGACGTGATCCTGTACCCCTTCTTCTCCAGCGCAGGGAGGTGCTGTCGAGGATTCAGCATCCATTTTGCCAAGGAATGACTCTCAACACAGTGGGATTATATTTTGATAAACAATGAGCAAGTGGGTGATGCTGAACTTTATTAGATTAAACACGGTTGACGTTTACACAGCTAAACAGAGAATCACACTATTATTCCAAACCCTGTGAAAATATTTGCCGACAGATCACTCCACTTAAAAGAGTTAATAACTTTCATGGGGGGGCGAGTTTGGggaaaataagaataatacgAGCGGTGACTACGCTGCAGTTTCTCAGCGAAAAAACGTAATGTGATGACAAAGTATGTTTTCCTGTCTCACCcctatttaatttaaaataatttcaccAGGATTTGTTTAGTAAATTGACCGACCGCACTTTGCCTTTATATTTTATCATTATATCACACTTCACACATCAATGAAGGTCAGTTATAAAGCCGTCTTCCTCAGTAATACAGTTTTAATTTTAGATCAAATAAGATATCAGTTTTATATTCCAAAATATATCTCAATTGAtctggtgaaaaaaaatgtgtctcaaTAATGCCACTGTTTTtagatatttttgttcatttaataATGACATTTTTCATCACAATATGAGTGATATATGTGTGACGTCTGataccaacttttttttttctagtgacTTCATATCAATAAAATCCTATCTGCACTTTTAATCTCATGTTCATTCCTTCACTTATTTCCCCCGCTGTGCCCGCTTTGCTTTGAAAAATTAAATCTTACTCTGACTCTCACCAACTTTGTTACAGTAATATCTCCACAGTGGCACCAACACCACTGCTAGCACCACCTCAGTAGAAGGTTTCAGCCAGACAACTCCTGACCTGCAGCTGAGGTTCCGACTTTTCAGATTGAGGGATTCAGTGAGAAGCAAGTGAACAACCAGGCAAAAGCCAGGTGACTAGGCTGCTGCTGCGATGTCAGTACGGGTGAAGCTCTCTGACGTTATGAGTCCAGCAACACCCTGGTGACCtgggaaaaaaagtcactggTGATATCTAGGTGATGTTTCCGAGTGAATGTTGTGTTTATGCTATAAACCCACTCTCCGATCCAGTGAAGCTAAACTTGAGCTAACTTGACTGCCATGTCTGTTAAATTTATCTTCAACGTGAAAGTTGAAAAGTCTACAAGTGAGAGTACAAGATGGTCCAAACCTCTGAAGCGGCCAACAGCACGCACTCAGGAGAGTGACGGTGAATTCTTGACTGGAGTCCAAGTCAGGTGGCCGAGTCCACACCCAggctggtggagctgtctgTAAACACCTGCTCATGCTTTGATAACTAACAGCAGAAGTACGTTCATATCACAATAGGAATAAGGGTTCTAGTCAATTGTTATgatttgttttaattattattcaACTCTGActgtattgtattatttttaaggGCTAGATTATTACGTTTAAAACCTTCTGAACTTGTGTGCTAGGGTGGAATGATTCAAATGATCtgtgtcttcatctctgttCTTCAGTGTGATGGAGGAACCTTGGACTAGTTGTTAGCTGTTAAGCTTCGCAGGGCATCAGTTGTTTTAGAGAGTTGGTACCAATAATaatgtcatgaatgaaagagTGAGTTGGTCTACCAGATCTGGGAAAAGCGCGGCCCTTTGCCTGGGTTTTCGTggccctcgtgaggtcagacaaaaactatacaactatatatttttttatcctgtttctgttttaacCAGGAATATCtcaacaacacattcatgactacatttttgtttcttcttttcattgtcatttttgtattctcctcaaaatttgttgaaagaatattcaaaacatattttgaaataaattgtgtttttatcgTCGTGAAAGTGGGACTGCAGGACATACTGTTTTGTAGTATTTACTTTCAAGTTATGTTGCTGTGGcgattttattttgtatcaggAAGTAATGTTGTGCAGAATGTAGTTGTTGGATGAAGATTTTCAGTCTTCGGTACCAGGACACAACAAGAGATGGTGACCCGGTCCGGCTGTAAGCTCAGACGGACTGGTGAAGAAGTCCAGAGTCCAACAGCAGGCAGCATCCTTCTCTGGTGCCATCTGTCTGGTGGATCTTGTCATTGTTTTCTATGGACTCAATAACCACAAGATCAGTATTCAAACTCCTGGAACCAAAGGAATGTCTTTGTTTGTCctcacacactgtgtaaatgaATCCGAATCGAGAAGTTGAAGCCATGTGATGGTCCACCCAtccaagcagcttcaggaggtgaTATTGAAGGAGGCGGATGAGAGTCCAGCAGATCATCCTTCGAGAGAGTAATAGATGtgaagctgcttcagcaggagAGGAACATCACTGTCAGTGTTGGTTAAGGGCAGTCAGGCTACTCTCAATGAGCTGTTCCGGAACGTCCAGAGAAGAATGTCCAATGAGGAGAAAGATGCtggactgcagcagctgtcacacaGCCACTCTCACACAGCCTCTCTGCAGAACTTGACTTCACTGTCAGAGGAGGCACTGGTCCATTCATGCCTAATGTTACGTATGGATCCAGTTACAGACggagctctgccttcatttcctccatatttctgcagtaccaccggaaaccgtggggggcagtgtagctgttactacccgatatgtcgctctaatgagacatgaagaagacattaCAATgacggaaattctccatcctccagtggcgatatatttaacagcctctcCGACCAcggcctcctacaacgctgcctccatttcccTCTTCTGTGCAAGAACTGCGTgttcaatacttcttccacagtcggcatgtttattttggagtttgttgttgtcataaaagtttcactctgagctgctccccctggtggataaattggtgaacagcaacaccaacgaAAAGAAAGGACAGAAGCATGTGATCAACGACGGTAACCATTTGAAAGAGAGGGATACAATGTCGCTCATAAAGGGAGCATAGATGGGTCTTTAGGCCGCACGTAAGACCAGAGACATCTCCTCAGGTGCAGATCTAGACGCTTTACACTCAAAGCTGAAGCTTGTCTGAAAGAATCAATTTGATCCAAATAGAACAGGCATCAAACAGGAAAATCTATTGGGAAAAATTGAGCTCTCTTGTCGATCTCTGATGACACTTGCCcctcaaaaaaaatgaattttacatATAATTATTCATAGATTGTCAAGAACTCTGCACATACTGAATTACAAAGAGTTGATTTTGTGAGTCTCTGCAAACGTTTTATATAGTATATGAAAGTTGTTCTTGTGCACTGTGGAGTATaatcaaaccaaaaaaataacagctttattggaagaaaaaaatctattgtcACCAGAAACCTGTAATTCAGTCCAGCCATTCGGAGAACTGTGGGTTCACTTCTGGTGGTGTCTGATGTCACGGTCTGTCTTCCATCGTGTGCACACACTGTTCTCTATTCTAAACATCTGAAAGAACACACTGAGCCCACTAAGAGAACTGGAGGGAAGCGTCCTTCTGAATGTGATCCAGCTGCTGGTCCTCATGTGCTGGAAGTGTGAGAGACGCTCCTGTGGC
Above is a window of Synchiropus splendidus isolate RoL2022-P1 chromosome 6, RoL_Sspl_1.0, whole genome shotgun sequence DNA encoding:
- the cav4a gene encoding caveolin-2, producing MMKGGDPQEVEISLNDSDHEENGEEPQTLWKAQPGPDEEEEEDNIHTSALVEISDTQPLINSRDPRGINDVLQVTFEDVIAEPVSVRSGDRVWIWSHALFEVGRVWIYRIVTVLLAIPMSIITGLLFAIVSCFHIWMVGPGTRYILICLCWVQFLWATFLDVILYPFFSSAGRCCRGFSIHFAKE